Proteins from a single region of Pseudarthrobacter sp. NIBRBAC000502772:
- a CDS encoding glycoside hydrolase family 32 protein produces MTGLTHPLATVPQDELVVRAEADPHRPRFHFVSPAGWLNDPNGVSQWNGTYHLFYQYNPEGAFHHRILWGHATSTDLVTWTDQPIALEPTDGQDSPDADGCWSGVLVNDGGTPTLVYSGRRGEHELPCVAVGSPDLLTWTKVPENPVIAAPPAGVDVTAYRDHCVWREGSRWRQLVGSGIRGRGGTAFLYESADLRTWDYIGPLFIGDASAGDPAATDWEGTMWECVDLFRAGPGVLGSDGGAADDVLVFSAWDDGDTRHPLYWTGRYAGDSYTPRQLRRLDYGGRYFYAPQSFADDAGRRVMFGWLQEGRTDEAMVEAGWSGVMSLPRVATLDSEGELAFAPVPEIESLRRDHIMIGPREVAGCDVLAGVSGNQLDLELDVELEPGSVFRLGILASGATPAGTQSPAEETVIEVGRAAGGSGESWLRLDRSGSSLDHSVDAEERSGPVKLPGGKLHLRVLVDRSAVEIFANGKPLTARVYPTLGGTAVRLSADGNVRLRRLDAWRMDDVFRGPRPLFP; encoded by the coding sequence ATGACCGGCCTGACCCATCCGCTGGCCACCGTGCCGCAGGACGAACTCGTGGTCCGCGCCGAGGCGGACCCGCACCGGCCGCGCTTCCACTTCGTCTCGCCAGCGGGCTGGCTCAACGATCCCAACGGCGTCAGTCAGTGGAACGGCACCTACCACCTCTTCTACCAGTACAACCCCGAGGGCGCCTTCCACCACCGCATCCTGTGGGGCCACGCCACCAGCACGGACCTGGTCACCTGGACGGACCAGCCAATCGCGCTGGAACCCACGGACGGGCAGGACTCGCCGGACGCTGACGGCTGCTGGTCCGGGGTGCTGGTGAACGACGGCGGCACGCCCACCCTGGTGTATTCTGGCCGGCGCGGGGAACACGAACTTCCGTGTGTGGCCGTCGGCTCGCCGGACCTGCTCACCTGGACCAAGGTCCCGGAAAACCCGGTGATCGCCGCCCCGCCGGCCGGGGTGGACGTCACCGCCTACAGGGACCACTGCGTGTGGCGCGAGGGCTCCCGCTGGCGCCAGCTGGTGGGCTCCGGCATCCGGGGCCGGGGCGGCACGGCGTTCCTCTATGAGTCGGCCGACCTCCGGACTTGGGACTACATCGGGCCGCTGTTCATCGGCGACGCGTCCGCCGGCGATCCTGCGGCGACGGACTGGGAAGGCACCATGTGGGAGTGCGTGGACCTGTTCCGCGCCGGCCCCGGGGTGCTCGGTTCCGACGGCGGTGCGGCCGACGATGTGCTCGTCTTTTCCGCCTGGGACGACGGCGACACCCGGCACCCGCTGTACTGGACCGGGCGGTATGCCGGAGATTCGTACACCCCGCGGCAGCTGCGCCGGCTGGATTACGGGGGCAGGTACTTCTACGCGCCCCAGTCATTCGCCGACGACGCCGGCCGCCGCGTGATGTTCGGCTGGCTGCAGGAGGGCCGGACGGACGAGGCGATGGTGGAGGCCGGCTGGTCCGGCGTGATGAGCCTGCCGCGCGTGGCGACCCTCGACTCCGAAGGGGAACTGGCCTTTGCGCCCGTCCCGGAGATCGAGTCGCTCCGCCGGGACCACATCATGATCGGGCCGCGCGAAGTGGCCGGCTGCGACGTTCTCGCCGGCGTGTCCGGCAACCAGCTGGACCTCGAACTGGACGTTGAACTGGAGCCGGGGAGTGTCTTCCGGCTCGGGATCCTGGCTTCCGGCGCTACTCCGGCCGGAACCCAAAGCCCCGCCGAGGAGACGGTCATCGAGGTGGGCCGCGCCGCTGGAGGCAGCGGGGAATCGTGGCTGCGGCTGGACCGCTCGGGCAGCAGCCTGGACCACTCTGTGGATGCGGAGGAGCGGTCAGGACCGGTAAAGCTTCCCGGCGGCAAACTCCACCTTCGGGTCCTCGTGGACCGCTCCGCCGTCGAGATCTTCGCCAACGGCAAGCCCCTGACCGCCCGGGTCTATCCCACCCTTGGCGGGACAGCCGTGCGGCTGTCCGCCGACGGGAACGTGCGCCTGCGGCGGCTCGACGCCTGGCGGATGGACGACGTTTTTCGGGGGCCGCGCCCGCTGTTCCCCTAG